ACTGGCTGGAAGAACACGTTGGCCAGGACGGGCACACGACAGGGGGTGCCGTACGTGAGCGGCCCGTTCGACGGCGGCCACAACCCGGACCGGGAGATCGACGCCATCGACATCCGGCACGGCAGCAGCAACGAGTCCGGCTGGCACAGTCCTTACCGAGCGGGACGGCACGCGCGTCTACCAACGGGAGCCGTTTTTAAGCACATAGCTACCTGCCCGCATCAGCTCATTCGCCACTTCGCTCAGCATCGTGCCGTACTCGCAGTCCGCGTCCATCAGTGCCTCTTCGGCCGTTCGACTGGTCCGACCGGTCAGGAGGGTGCGCCGGCCAGGACTTCCACCTTGCCGGTGTCGAGCGAGTAGTAGGCACCGACGACGGCAAGGGCGCCCTTTCTCACGAGTGGGGCCAGGTCCTGGTTGGATCGCAGATCGGCCGCGGTCAACGTGACCTGGGCGCGGGCCATGGTCTCGACCGGGTCGGCCCCACCCTTCCGGACGGCCTGCTGGTACGCCGGCTGCAGGGCCTTAACGATCGCCTGCAGGTTGCCGGGCAGCGGTTTGCCGTCACGAAGGGACGTGTACGCCGCCTTGACGGCACCGCAGCGCTGATGGCCGAGGACCACGATGAGAGGGGTGCCACTCGTCATGGGCCCGTACTCGACAGAGCCGGTGACCACAGGGCCGACCGCCTCCCCACCGGTGCGCATCACGTAAAGGTCACCCAGGCCCGTGTCGAAGAGGACCTCAGGCGGCACTCGGGAGTCGATGCACGACAGGATCGCTCCGAAAGGCCGCTGTTCCTGGGCGACGAACTGACGCCGGTTCGGATCCCGGTCGGGGTGTTGAAGGTTTCCGGTGACCCAGCGCTTGTTGCCTTCCATCAGTCGCGCGAACGCCGAGGCGGGCGTCGTGGGCCGCGCTTCCGGCGAGGCGCTGGTCGCCGACGAGGCGGCCATCGTCGGTGAGCACCCCGCGAGCGCCGCCGTGGCGACCGCAAGTCCGCCGGCAAGCAGCGATCTACGATCGGGGCGTCCAGCTCTGTCCATCGGTCGGTTCGCCTCCATACCACGCACACACGGCCCTGCGTCTTGACGAGGCCCATGGTCCTGCACGGTGGGGGTGCCTCCCAGCAGGCACAAGCGGGAGCGGGCTGGATTGCTCCGGACAGCCCACAGAACCCGCTCGGGCGGCGGCGTGCACCCCTGATGCCGAGACCCGCCCTGCCCGACCGGAATCCCGACGGCGGGGTCGGTCTTCGCACAACGGGTAACCGCGGCTCCAGCACGCCCCACTGGTCATCCGAGAGATCCCACGCCCACACAGCGATCGTCACAGCGTGAGGCGCGGCAAGAAGCCCAAGCAGGCTGCCGGCCCTGGTCGTCGAGGTGGCAGCGGGCGGTCAGGCGTCAGGGTCGACTTCGGGGTGCGTGAACCGCACGGGCTTGCCCAGCGACCGGGCGTAGGCGATTTCGGCCCGGGTGCTGTCTCCGATGTAGTCGCCGACTACGAGCACCTCATCAGCGAGCCGGATCTTCGCTCGGTGCAGATCGTCGAGTCGAACCTTCAGCGCCTCGGCCTCGACAGGATCGGACCAAAGGTCGTGCGGCGACTTCATGTCACAGCCCGGTTTGACGACGATCTTGCCGGCTTTGGTCTCCCGCAGATCGGCCTCGGTCATCTCGGTCATGAAGCGGGTGGAGCCGCAGATCGCGACGATAGGCGGGAGGCTCAGCTGCTTCTTCGCGTCGGCGAGCCTCTCCTCGGGGGTGAGCGGTTGCGGATATGACACTGGTTCCTCCTGGTCGTGTGGTCCAAGGGGTGCCTGCGGAGACGAGAACGAGAGTGTGCGACGACCGACGACATCCTGAAGGAGCATCCTGGGCTGGCGCCGTGCGGCTCTACCGCAGACGCAGGACTGAGGTGCTCCACCCGAACTTCGAGCGTGTGCCGGCGAGGCCACTCACCCGCGTGGGCCATGATCTGACCCGCGGTGAACGCCTGTTGGTGGCGCGAGTTGCGTTCCTGGACGCGTTCCCACAGCTCACAAGCCTGCGCGTGATGACCGGAGCCGACGAGGAACTCGATCAGGTCCTGGGCGAAGCCCCACGCGGTGAGCAGCTCGTCGGGAGCCGTGTGCGCAACCCGTGCGGAGTCGGCCGAGCCGGCGAACCACGGCAACGCGGTGTCACCAAGGTGGGCGAGCGTGGGCGTGGTGGTCGCGGGGGCGATGCTGGGGTGCCGGGCTGCGCCGCCTCGCCCCTGGACCGCCGACAGGAACTACTCAGAGCACAACTCCGATCGTGTCCTCCGGTCAGGGCTGCTGCGGGTGGTGGCGCCGTTGGTCGTACCGAGTTGGGGCTTGCCGGAGGCGCTACAGGGAAGGAATTCCCTCGGTGAGGAGCCAACGCTGAGGTAGACGACGCAGCCGGACGGCACACCGCCAGCTAGGGGCCGGTCGTTCTCGCCATGCCCATACAGGGTGATCCGGACCCGACGGCGCCCCGTGTCCTCCTGCCCTATGCGGCCAAGGTCGGCCTAGAAACAACGCTCGGCGTTCACGGTGACCGCCGACGACGCGGCCGCAGGCTGAGCGCTGCGCGATGCTGGTTCTCTCCCGCCCGTGAGCCGGACGAACCGGTAGGCGCCCGTGCACTGGACGGGCGCCTACCGGCGTTCAGGTGTCAGTTGTGGATCCGGTGGGCGGATGACGCCCGGCTCAG
This genomic interval from Streptomyces sp. NBC_00557 contains the following:
- a CDS encoding carbonic anhydrase, with product MAASSATSASPEARPTTPASAFARLMEGNKRWVTGNLQHPDRDPNRRQFVAQEQRPFGAILSCIDSRVPPEVLFDTGLGDLYVMRTGGEAVGPVVTGSVEYGPMTSGTPLIVVLGHQRCGAVKAAYTSLRDGKPLPGNLQAIVKALQPAYQQAVRKGGADPVETMARAQVTLTAADLRSNQDLAPLVRKGALAVVGAYYSLDTGKVEVLAGAPS